One Sporocytophaga myxococcoides genomic window carries:
- the accC gene encoding acetyl-CoA carboxylase biotin carboxylase subunit, whose amino-acid sequence MQKIKKVLIANRGEIALRIMRSLKEMGIKTVAVFSEADRQSPHVQYADEAVCIGPAPSSSSYLNSSKIIETALKLHADAIHPGYGFLSENENFARQVEESGLIFIGPSANSIKIMGSKLAAKDAASAYNIPMVPGTNKPVTDINEALRVTSEIGYPVLIKASAGGGGKGMRIVEKPEEFAEQLERASSEAKSAFGDGSVFIEKYIASPKHIEVQILGDQHGNVIHLFERECSIQRRYQKVVEEAPSPVLNHEKRMAIGEAAVNVAKSCNYYGAGTVEFIVDEKLNFYFLEMNTRLQVEHPVTEMITGIDLVKEQINIAEGNTLSFKQEDISIRGHAIELRVYAEDPANNFLPDIGKLVTYKRPQGPGIRVDDGFEESMDIPVFYDPMIAKLITYGSTRTEAIQRMKRAISEYKISGIMTTLPFGSYVMDHEEFISGRFDTHFVKKYFSPENLKVNLDKETEEIAMAFAGNFFTEKNNNPYAGEIHNASGNSIWKRRYS is encoded by the coding sequence ATGCAAAAAATTAAAAAGGTATTGATTGCTAACAGAGGTGAAATTGCTTTAAGAATCATGAGATCACTAAAAGAAATGGGGATAAAAACTGTCGCTGTTTTTAGTGAGGCTGATCGACAATCCCCTCATGTTCAATATGCTGATGAAGCAGTTTGCATTGGTCCTGCCCCTTCTTCCTCTTCTTATTTAAATAGTTCGAAAATAATCGAGACAGCCCTTAAGCTCCATGCTGATGCAATACACCCGGGATATGGCTTTCTAAGTGAAAATGAAAACTTTGCGCGTCAGGTAGAAGAATCAGGTTTGATATTTATAGGACCATCTGCCAATTCCATAAAAATAATGGGTAGTAAATTAGCAGCCAAAGATGCCGCATCTGCCTATAATATTCCTATGGTACCAGGAACAAACAAACCGGTAACCGATATTAATGAAGCTCTCAGAGTAACTTCTGAAATCGGTTATCCAGTCCTTATTAAAGCAAGTGCCGGAGGTGGAGGAAAAGGAATGCGTATTGTGGAAAAGCCAGAAGAATTTGCTGAGCAGCTGGAAAGGGCTTCAAGCGAAGCTAAATCTGCATTCGGAGATGGGTCTGTTTTTATCGAAAAATACATTGCATCTCCTAAACATATTGAAGTACAAATTCTTGGAGATCAGCATGGCAATGTAATTCATCTCTTTGAAAGGGAATGCTCTATTCAGAGACGTTATCAGAAAGTAGTTGAAGAAGCCCCCTCACCTGTTTTAAACCATGAAAAAAGGATGGCAATAGGAGAAGCTGCAGTTAATGTGGCTAAATCCTGTAATTATTATGGAGCAGGAACTGTTGAATTCATTGTAGATGAAAAGCTTAACTTTTATTTTCTTGAAATGAATACCAGACTCCAGGTTGAACATCCTGTAACTGAAATGATAACAGGAATTGACCTGGTAAAGGAACAAATTAATATTGCCGAGGGTAATACTTTATCATTCAAACAAGAAGATATTTCTATAAGGGGTCATGCTATTGAATTAAGGGTTTATGCTGAAGACCCTGCAAATAACTTTCTTCCGGATATAGGAAAGCTCGTAACATACAAAAGACCGCAGGGACCGGGAATAAGGGTTGATGATGGATTCGAAGAATCTATGGATATACCTGTGTTCTATGATCCTATGATTGCAAAACTGATTACTTATGGAAGTACAAGGACCGAAGCCATTCAAAGAATGAAAAGGGCAATATCCGAATACAAAATTTCAGGAATCATGACTACTCTGCCTTTTGGTTCCTATGTGATGGATCATGAAGAGTTTATTTCAGGAAGATTTGATACCCATTTTGTAAAAAAATATTTTTCTCCGGAAAATTTAAAAGTCAATTTGGATAAAGAAACAGAAGAAATTGCAATGGCATTTGCAGGAAATTTTTTTACTGAGAAAAATAATAATCCGTACGCAGGGGAAATTCACAACGCTTCCGGAAACTCAATCTGGAAAAGAAGATACAGTTAA
- a CDS encoding DUF1015 family protein produces MAQVFPLEVYMYSDLQSLPKLSFPLMPKEEFSNDLESLYKIPFHSILLTYPKTSEGKDSSFEEWKKKGVLKKEGAAIYKYTQEYKHPVSGKLFKRVGIMAGLKVDDWGPESVLPHEGINSEVVEQGIQFLENYQVNSSPIHLLYSDPEQRLRNYLENPTELISMFTDSLGTIHKLEKFEERTYKDIYKLFKSNPLFLADGHHRYQTMILFNRKYSKNTLIPAYISLIENEPPRILPFHRLVKLSEFKEEKLLHILKKFFQVQPISSENVEAFTVQEDGGEWGLIMKSQSFILKPINEKVKHFINNKAYNEAGQKMALIDYLVLKYLEDFKKEQAKNWFNLKFSYNFTKLTRKVRSGEADFGLILKGISMKTLGRTVLDNSILPEKSTFFYPKMLAGLVFYDLTDQN; encoded by the coding sequence ATGGCCCAGGTTTTTCCTTTGGAAGTATATATGTATAGTGATTTACAGTCACTCCCTAAACTTTCTTTTCCATTAATGCCTAAAGAAGAGTTCAGCAATGATTTGGAATCTCTATATAAAATACCATTCCATAGTATTTTACTCACCTATCCCAAAACCTCAGAAGGAAAAGATTCTTCTTTTGAGGAATGGAAGAAAAAGGGGGTATTGAAAAAAGAAGGAGCTGCAATCTATAAGTACACGCAGGAATACAAACATCCGGTAAGTGGAAAGCTCTTTAAGCGTGTTGGTATTATGGCTGGGTTAAAAGTTGATGACTGGGGACCAGAAAGTGTATTACCCCATGAAGGGATTAATTCAGAAGTAGTTGAACAGGGAATACAATTCCTTGAAAATTACCAAGTTAATTCTTCTCCTATTCATTTGCTTTACTCTGATCCTGAGCAAAGGCTTCGAAACTACCTGGAAAACCCAACTGAGTTAATTTCAATGTTTACTGATAGTTTAGGTACCATTCATAAACTTGAAAAATTTGAAGAAAGAACCTATAAGGATATTTACAAACTGTTTAAAAGCAATCCACTATTTCTGGCAGACGGGCATCACAGGTATCAGACTATGATTCTATTTAATAGAAAATATAGCAAAAATACCCTTATTCCTGCATATATCAGTTTGATAGAGAATGAACCTCCGCGAATATTACCGTTCCACAGGTTAGTAAAATTAAGTGAATTTAAGGAAGAAAAATTACTTCATATCTTGAAGAAATTTTTTCAGGTGCAACCTATTTCTTCGGAAAACGTAGAGGCATTCACCGTACAGGAAGACGGAGGTGAGTGGGGATTAATCATGAAGTCTCAATCATTTATTCTTAAACCGATTAATGAAAAAGTTAAACATTTTATTAATAATAAAGCTTATAATGAGGCCGGACAAAAAATGGCATTAATTGACTATTTAGTATTAAAATACTTAGAAGATTTTAAAAAAGAACAGGCCAAAAACTGGTTTAATCTAAAATTTTCTTATAACTTTACTAAATTAACGAGAAAAGTGCGGTCCGGTGAGGCTGATTTTGGATTAATATTAAAAGGAATAAGCATGAAAACTCTTGGGAGAACAGTTCTAGATAACTCAATATTACCTGAGAAATCGACATTCTTTTACCCTAAAATGCTTGCAGGTTTGGTCTTTTATGACCTTACTGATCAAAATTGA